One stretch of Prunus persica cultivar Lovell chromosome G1, Prunus_persica_NCBIv2, whole genome shotgun sequence DNA includes these proteins:
- the LOC109948397 gene encoding splicing factor 3A subunit 2-like has translation MAGVYVSGTGRGGCRKPALYPLSLEASSVPISQLGNLDFYLDFSVESISQVAEDTLPTPPLGTSGVAADTALRLPAAQPPTHPFPSTSDTTAGTSPQLPAVLPPTPPFLSTSDTTFGTSPQLPAVPPPFLSTSDTTAGTSPQLPAVLPPFLSTSDTTSGTSPQLPAVLPPFLSTSDTTSGTSPQLPAAPPPFLSTSDTTSGTSPQLPAAPPRGEIIDDSLKDGDVEKHVLARLREFLHGVQGLL, from the exons ATGGCTG GTGTATACGTCTCTGGCACAGGCAGGGGAGGGTGCCGAAAGCCTGCGTTGTATCCATTGTCGCTGGAAGCTTCGAGTGTACCAATTTCGCAACTTGGCAATTTGGATTTCTATCTCGATTTCTCA gttgAGAGCATCTCACAAGTTGCGGAGGACACACTTCCTACTCCTCCTCTTGGGACGTCCGGCGTAGCTGCCGACACTGCCCTGCGCCTTCCAGCAGCACAGCCTCCTACTCATCCTTTCCCAAGCACATCTGACACAACTGCCGGCACCTCTCCACAGCTTCCAGCAGTGCTGCCTCCTACTCCTCCTTTCCTAAGCACATCTGACACAACTTTCGGCACCTCTCCACAGCTTCCAGCAGTGCCGCCTCCTTTCTTAAGCACATCCGACACAACTGCCGGCACCTCTCCACAGCTTCCAGCAGTGCTGCCTCCTTTCCTAAGCACATCCGACACAACTTCCGGCACCTCTCCACAGCTTCCAGCAGTGCTGCCTCCTTTCCTAAGCACATCCGACACAACTTCCGGCACCTCTCCACAGCTTCCAGCAGCGCCGCCTCCTTTCCTAAGCACATCCGACACAACTTCCGGCACCTCTCCACAGCTTCCAGCAGCGCCGCCTCGTGGTGAGATTATTGATGACAGCCTTAAAGACGGTGATGTGGAAAAGCATGTcttggcaagattgagagaaTTCCTTCATGGCGTTCAAGGCCTTCTTTGA
- the LOC109946719 gene encoding golgin candidate 5-like, with protein MVYGFRKSNDAEVESLRKEYHQRVATLERKVYALTKERDTLRREQNKKSDAPALLKEKDEIINQVMAEASGLWPSSTERKLLFDPVISFMGQTNEGSSVDSSQKAESSEHPPKVDKSSGESESPQKLSIVEAKEGVKTETLQYSSTEQMADKEETEVVKEETDDKHAATVEETETVVAEPEKSESESEK; from the exons ATGGTGTATGGATTT AGAAAATCCAATGATGCAGAAGTCGAGTCACTGCGAAAGGAATACCATCAAAGGGTTGCAACACTTGAAAGGAAG GTGTATGCTCTTACAAAGGAAAGGGACACGCTTCGGCGGGAGCAGAATAAGAAAAGTGATGCACCTGCTCTTCTGAAGGAAAAGGatgaaataattaatcaagttATGGCTGAAG CTTCAGGATTATGGCCTTCGTCTACTGAAAGGAAATTGCTATTTGATCCTGTTATATCTTTTATGGGACAAACAAATGAGGGAAGTAGTGTTGATTCATCACAGAAAGCTGAGTCTTCAGAGCATCCGCCAAAGGTTGACAAATCATCAGGGGAATCTGAATCTCCACAAAAACTCTCTATTGTTGAGGCAAAGGAAGGGGTCAAAACAGAAACTTTACAATACTCTTCAACTGAACAGATGGCTGATAAGGAGGAAACTGAAGTTGTCAAGGAAGAAACAGATGATAAGCATGCTGCGACGGTGGAGGAAACAGAGACTGTGGTAGCAGAGCCTGAAAAATCTGAATCTGAAtctgaaaaatag